The Deinococcus sonorensis KR-87 genome includes a window with the following:
- a CDS encoding WecB/TagA/CpsF family glycosyltransferase produces the protein MIDLGRHSVLGVGINAVDYDAAVARIMQAATEKRPLAVSALAVHGVMTGHLDPEHARRLNGLDLVVPDGQPVRWALRLLYGKALPDRVYGPNLTLYTAEALGKQGMSVYLYGSKQEVLEKFASNLQQKYPGLRIAGMEASKFRRTTPEEQREIAERIRASGADAVFVGLGCPRQEVWAFEYRNLLPMPVLAVGAAFDFHAGTLAQAPKHMQDAGLEWFYRLTKEPGRLWKRYVLLNPLFVWRLLLQAARLRRFSVALPDGTERQELYG, from the coding sequence ATGATTGATCTGGGGCGCCATAGCGTGCTGGGCGTGGGCATCAATGCCGTGGACTACGACGCGGCGGTGGCGCGCATCATGCAGGCGGCCACCGAGAAGCGGCCGCTGGCGGTGAGCGCCCTGGCGGTGCACGGCGTGATGACCGGCCACCTGGACCCGGAACACGCCCGGCGGCTGAATGGCCTGGACCTGGTGGTGCCGGACGGCCAGCCGGTCCGCTGGGCGCTGCGGCTGCTGTACGGCAAGGCCCTGCCGGACCGGGTGTACGGCCCGAACCTGACGCTGTACACCGCCGAGGCGCTCGGCAAGCAGGGCATGAGCGTGTATCTGTACGGCAGCAAGCAGGAGGTGCTGGAGAAGTTTGCCAGCAACCTGCAGCAGAAGTACCCGGGCCTGCGCATCGCCGGGATGGAGGCGTCCAAGTTCCGGCGCACCACCCCGGAAGAGCAGCGCGAGATCGCCGAGCGCATCCGGGCTTCCGGGGCCGACGCGGTGTTCGTGGGGCTGGGCTGCCCGCGCCAGGAGGTGTGGGCCTTCGAGTACCGTAACCTGCTGCCGATGCCGGTGCTGGCGGTGGGCGCGGCCTTCGACTTCCACGCGGGCACGCTCGCGCAGGCGCCCAAGCACATGCAGGACGCCGGCCTGGAGTGGTTCTACCGACTCACCAAAGAGCCGGGCCGCCTGTGGAAACGTTACGTGCTGCTCAACCCGCTGTTCGTGTGGCGCCTGCTGCTGCAGGCCGCGCGGCTGCGCCGCTTCTCGGTGGCGCTGCCG
- a CDS encoding NAD-dependent epimerase/dehydratase family protein produces the protein MSVVLVTGSAGLIGSEAVRHFAGMGMDVVGLDNDMRKFFFGEEASTQWNQRRLEKDLKNYTHLDVDIRDYTEIEKIFQHYGKDLALIIHTAAQPSHDWAARDPFSDFSVNANGTLNLLQAARTFCPTTPFIFTSTNKVYGDTPNLLPLQELEKRWEIDPSHRYTVGIAEDMSIDQTKHSLFGASKVAADVLVQEYGRYFDMPTVCFRGGCLTGPNHSGTQLHGFLAYLMKCAMSGTHYTVFGYKGKQVRDNIHSADLISAFHQFYLNPRVAEVYNIGGGRESNCSMMEAIELCEQITGQPMNHSYAEDNRIGDHIWYISDLAKFKQHYPEWQITYDVPRILQEMYDYNQERWVVSHD, from the coding sequence ATGAGTGTCGTACTGGTAACGGGTTCTGCAGGATTGATCGGATCAGAAGCGGTGCGTCACTTTGCCGGCATGGGCATGGACGTGGTGGGCCTCGACAACGACATGCGCAAGTTCTTCTTCGGCGAGGAGGCCTCCACCCAGTGGAACCAGCGCCGCCTGGAAAAGGACCTGAAGAACTACACCCACCTGGATGTGGACATCCGCGACTACACCGAGATCGAGAAGATCTTTCAGCACTACGGCAAGGACCTGGCGCTGATCATTCACACGGCCGCGCAGCCCTCGCACGACTGGGCCGCCCGCGACCCCTTCTCGGACTTCTCGGTGAACGCCAACGGCACGCTGAACCTGCTGCAGGCCGCCCGCACCTTCTGCCCCACCACGCCTTTTATCTTCACCAGCACCAACAAGGTGTACGGTGACACGCCCAACCTGCTGCCGCTCCAGGAGCTGGAGAAGCGCTGGGAGATCGACCCCTCGCACCGCTACACCGTCGGCATCGCCGAGGACATGAGCATCGACCAGACCAAGCACTCGCTGTTCGGGGCCAGCAAGGTGGCCGCCGACGTGCTGGTGCAGGAGTACGGCCGCTACTTTGACATGCCGACCGTGTGCTTCCGCGGCGGCTGCCTGACCGGCCCCAACCACTCGGGCACCCAGCTGCACGGCTTCCTGGCCTACCTGATGAAGTGCGCCATGAGCGGCACCCACTACACGGTGTTCGGCTACAAGGGCAAGCAGGTGCGCGACAACATCCACAGCGCCGACCTGATCTCCGCCTTCCATCAGTTCTACCTGAACCCGCGCGTGGCGGAGGTCTACAACATCGGCGGCGGGCGCGAGAGCAACTGCAGCATGATGGAGGCCATCGAGCTGTGCGAGCAGATCACCGGGCAGCCGATGAACCACAGCTACGCCGAGGACAACCGCATCGGCGACCACATCTGGTACATCAGCGATCTGGCCAAGTTCAAGCAGCACTACCCCGAGTGGCAGATCACCTACGACGTGCCGCGCATCCTGCAGGAGATGTACGACTACAACCAGGAGCGCTGGGTGGTCTCGCATGATTGA
- the wbaP gene encoding undecaprenyl-phosphate galactose phosphotransferase WbaP, whose protein sequence is MHVTTRSTRPGLKPQAHTHRLFRNRSLLGGLCMALADLAALLLAVYFATWLRNVLFAPVLHPDWVWFSACMWLLGAFILKLLPGWGLSAATELKRMTELTFTVLAVTAASLFLANHDGQVSRVALVFSLVLALPLSLLLRHTARSLLLRAGLWGLPTAIYGGGHTGRSLIAALRENPGYGYIPSAVFDDDPALSGQTVDGVPVLGPASRTVHNVPAAVLAMPGLSRERMNELLEGPLSHYRNVVIIPDLFEMESIWVKASDFGGVLGLEVTRYLLDPVATFGKRAFDLVAVLITLPLWLLPCLLLAALIWLEDRQNPLFLQPRIGLDGQTFLTWKFRTMVPNAEDVLRRTLAEDPALMAEWLEFYKLKRDPRITRVGRVIRKLSLDELPQLVNVLTGQMSLVGPRPLPDYHHSQLPPQVQALREKVRPGMTGLWQVSGRSESGNIGMERWDPYYVRNWSIWLDLVVLMRTVRAVIRGSGAY, encoded by the coding sequence ATGCACGTCACCACCCGCTCAACACGCCCTGGTCTCAAACCGCAGGCCCATACCCATCGTCTCTTCCGCAACCGCTCGCTGCTGGGCGGGCTGTGCATGGCCCTGGCCGATCTGGCCGCCCTGCTGCTGGCCGTCTACTTCGCCACCTGGCTGCGCAACGTCCTGTTCGCGCCGGTGCTGCACCCGGACTGGGTGTGGTTCTCGGCGTGCATGTGGCTGCTGGGCGCCTTCATCCTGAAGCTGCTGCCCGGCTGGGGCCTGAGCGCGGCCACCGAGCTCAAGCGCATGACCGAGCTGACCTTCACCGTGCTGGCCGTCACGGCAGCTTCGCTGTTCCTGGCCAACCACGACGGTCAGGTGAGCCGCGTGGCCCTGGTGTTCAGCCTGGTGCTGGCGCTGCCGCTCAGCCTGCTGCTGCGGCACACGGCCCGCTCGCTGCTGCTGCGCGCCGGGCTGTGGGGCCTGCCCACCGCCATCTACGGCGGCGGGCACACCGGACGCTCGCTGATCGCGGCGCTGCGGGAGAACCCCGGGTACGGCTACATCCCCTCGGCGGTGTTCGACGACGATCCGGCCCTGAGCGGGCAGACGGTGGACGGCGTGCCCGTGCTGGGTCCAGCCTCGCGCACGGTGCACAACGTGCCGGCAGCGGTGCTGGCCATGCCGGGCCTGAGCCGCGAGCGCATGAATGAGCTGCTGGAAGGCCCGCTGTCTCACTACCGCAACGTGGTGATCATCCCGGACCTGTTCGAGATGGAGAGCATCTGGGTCAAGGCCAGCGATTTCGGCGGCGTGCTGGGCCTGGAGGTCACGCGCTACCTGCTGGACCCGGTCGCCACCTTCGGCAAGCGGGCCTTCGATCTGGTGGCCGTGCTGATCACGCTGCCGCTGTGGCTGCTGCCGTGCCTGCTGCTGGCGGCGCTGATCTGGCTGGAGGACCGCCAGAACCCACTGTTTCTGCAGCCGCGCATCGGGCTGGACGGCCAGACCTTCCTGACCTGGAAGTTCCGCACCATGGTGCCGAACGCCGAGGACGTGCTGCGCCGCACGCTGGCCGAGGACCCGGCGCTGATGGCCGAGTGGCTGGAGTTCTACAAGCTGAAGCGCGACCCGCGCATCACGCGGGTGGGCCGGGTCATCCGCAAGCTCAGCCTGGACGAGCTGCCACAGCTGGTGAACGTGCTGACCGGCCAGATGTCACTGGTCGGACCGCGCCCGCTGCCCGACTACCACCACAGCCAGCTGCCGCCGCAGGTGCAGGCGCTGCGCGAGAAGGTGCGCCCCGGCATGACCGGCCTGTGGCAGGTGTCGGGCCGCAGCGAGAGCGGCAACATCGGCATGGAGCGCTGGGACCCCTACTACGTCCGCAACTGGAGCATCTGGCTGGACCTGGTGGTGCTGATGCGGACAGTCCGGGCGGTCATTCGCGGCTCCGGCGCATACTGA
- a CDS encoding O-antigen ligase family protein codes for MSSRRSAWWLALLPLVPPLSVLGVISWRRVTALPLALRWLLGTAAVLLLLSSVAAARPLPGLVGGVLRVLVVGGLLLTGWQLARPGQEAAERLRPLLWGLLVVWLTALLNTALLEHGAVWRTRLLHPFLPMVWLGIMGGVGLWLAACWRGGVWWLRWPLLLLGFAVMVLSGSRSAVAAGVVGLLAAALVGRVSRNFRLTVLAGLVLLLAGAALLPRLSSTSAAAAHLSQLDLNSRDLYWDEARSIAQRLPWGGSGVLQLGALARTSEENCWQEYVSAALNCPPSVRALKDAAWFQPFRYAIWQAHNVALQSLAESGLVGTAGLFLLLGLVTVAALAGRDPFLIATAVGYAVINLVDNATLLVGMGVADLYWLIAGMALRSLWARPVATGWLWSRASLAGGVLLLASLVPVQLPQLLTPQGGTGVRLLTLSSARGPLSAGRSAVMVGLQVPAGQYRLQLRLCDPDCVVVDRREISSAGGAWWGELSQPPLHTASRLQLLVLPAANTFWSVRPLAQAAWTADPGARP; via the coding sequence GTGAGCTCTCGCCGGTCGGCGTGGTGGCTGGCGCTGCTGCCGCTGGTGCCGCCGCTGAGTGTGCTCGGCGTGATCAGCTGGCGCCGGGTGACCGCGCTGCCGCTGGCGCTGCGCTGGCTGCTCGGCACCGCTGCCGTTCTGCTGCTGCTGTCGAGTGTGGCGGCGGCCCGGCCGCTGCCGGGGCTGGTGGGCGGCGTGCTGCGGGTGCTGGTGGTGGGCGGCCTGCTGCTGACCGGCTGGCAGCTGGCCCGGCCCGGCCAGGAAGCCGCTGAGCGGCTGCGCCCCCTGCTGTGGGGCCTGCTGGTGGTGTGGCTGACCGCGCTGCTGAACACGGCGCTGCTGGAGCACGGCGCGGTGTGGCGCACCCGCCTGCTGCACCCCTTTCTGCCGATGGTCTGGCTGGGCATCATGGGCGGGGTGGGGCTGTGGCTGGCCGCCTGCTGGCGCGGCGGCGTGTGGTGGCTGCGCTGGCCGCTGCTGCTGCTGGGCTTCGCGGTGATGGTGCTGAGCGGCAGCCGCTCGGCGGTGGCCGCCGGCGTGGTGGGCCTGCTGGCCGCCGCCCTGGTGGGCCGGGTAAGCCGCAACTTCCGGCTCACGGTGCTGGCCGGACTGGTGCTGCTGCTGGCGGGCGCGGCGCTGCTGCCCCGGCTGAGCAGCACCAGCGCAGCGGCGGCGCACCTGTCGCAGCTGGACCTCAACAGCCGAGACCTGTACTGGGACGAGGCCCGCAGCATCGCCCAGCGGCTGCCCTGGGGCGGCAGCGGGGTGCTGCAGCTGGGCGCCCTGGCGCGCACCTCCGAGGAGAACTGCTGGCAGGAGTACGTCTCGGCGGCGCTGAACTGCCCGCCCTCGGTGCGGGCGCTGAAGGACGCCGCGTGGTTCCAGCCGTTCCGCTACGCCATCTGGCAGGCGCACAACGTGGCGCTGCAGAGCCTGGCGGAAAGTGGCCTGGTGGGGACGGCCGGACTGTTTCTGCTGCTGGGGCTGGTGACGGTGGCGGCCCTGGCCGGGCGCGATCCGTTCCTGATTGCCACAGCGGTGGGGTACGCCGTCATCAATCTGGTGGACAACGCGACCCTGCTGGTGGGCATGGGGGTGGCCGATCTGTACTGGCTGATCGCGGGCATGGCGCTGCGCTCGCTGTGGGCGCGGCCGGTGGCGACCGGATGGTTGTGGAGCCGCGCCTCGCTGGCGGGCGGGGTGCTGCTGCTCGCGTCGCTGGTGCCGGTCCAGCTGCCGCAACTGCTGACGCCGCAGGGAGGCACCGGTGTCCGGCTGCTCACGCTCAGCAGCGCCCGTGGACCGCTGTCGGCCGGGCGCAGCGCCGTGATGGTGGGCTTGCAGGTGCCGGCCGGGCAGTACCGGCTGCAGCTGCGGCTGTGTGACCCCGACTGCGTGGTGGTGGACCGCCGTGAGATCAGCAGCGCTGGCGGCGCGTGGTGGGGCGAGCTGAGTCAGCCGCCGCTGCACACCGCAAGCCGGCTTCAGCTGCTGGTGCTGCCGGCCGCCAACACCTTCTGGAGCGTGCGTCCGCTGGCCCAGGCCGCCTGGACTGCTGACCCGGGAGCGCGGCCATGA
- a CDS encoding polysaccharide biosynthesis tyrosine autokinase: MQSNLPTNEDFDFPRLLMSVRRHALPILSAALLAGAGTYYLSSQQPPVYEAVSSAIASRPDTSGGVVGSNLVSAPQLPQGAVDKAIHSRDVIEDIIRRLNDSTELSAPVKADLSRRLRSQLQGGSFPDLQVSALTDGQQAGIYELHVKAGTPVAARVLADTSLESLLAWDLGRAQRRIAQAKNSLQAQLDALTSQLGQRSTGPNASLEVQTLAAARAQVQQNLLQVRVLESAATGSLDTVSQAVEPNKSVSPRPVRSGVLAALLTLLLASGAALLTDSLRRRVHGEQDLAGYGVPFLGKLPRLSAADLKSGMVEAARSGSLYMGAGFLRVNLLSQLPAGKPRRIVVSSARPGEGKSSVTAVLAASLAASGLRVLVVDADMHRPSQPQLWRGFGNPLWRIMPSCRLNAIDPTKTLMDPAQTLPSALDRLDEVQVMAVAENIDLLPAGRPMKDSSGVIGHPRLAEALDRWGAAYDVVLIDTPPMLVLADAMAFAHLADGVVLVAEAGSTSGQEIQSALNNARVTGARILGIVLNKQVRSEDKGTYYDYSYRMEGSTPVRPAANDTRLGRHASSSD, from the coding sequence ATGCAGTCCAACCTACCCACAAACGAAGATTTCGATTTCCCGCGTCTGCTGATGTCGGTGCGGCGCCACGCGCTCCCGATCCTGAGCGCCGCGCTGCTGGCTGGAGCCGGGACCTACTACCTGTCGAGCCAGCAGCCGCCCGTGTACGAGGCCGTCAGTTCGGCCATCGCCTCGCGTCCCGACACCAGCGGCGGCGTGGTCGGCAGCAACCTGGTCTCGGCGCCGCAGCTGCCGCAGGGTGCGGTGGACAAGGCGATCCACAGCCGCGACGTCATTGAGGACATCATCCGCCGGCTGAACGACAGCACCGAGCTGAGCGCGCCGGTCAAGGCTGACCTGAGCCGCCGCCTGCGCAGCCAGCTGCAGGGCGGCAGCTTCCCGGACCTGCAGGTCAGCGCCCTGACCGACGGCCAGCAGGCGGGCATCTACGAGCTGCACGTGAAGGCCGGCACCCCGGTGGCCGCCCGCGTGCTGGCCGACACCAGCCTCGAGAGCCTGCTCGCCTGGGACCTGGGCCGTGCCCAGCGCCGCATCGCGCAGGCCAAGAACAGCCTGCAGGCGCAGCTGGACGCGCTGACCAGCCAGCTCGGTCAGCGGAGCACCGGCCCCAACGCCAGCCTGGAGGTGCAGACGCTGGCCGCCGCGCGCGCCCAGGTACAGCAGAACCTGCTGCAGGTGCGGGTGCTGGAGAGCGCCGCCACCGGCAGCCTGGACACGGTATCGCAGGCGGTGGAACCGAACAAGAGCGTCTCGCCGCGTCCGGTGCGCAGCGGCGTGCTGGCGGCCCTGCTGACGCTGCTGCTGGCCAGCGGCGCCGCGCTGCTGACCGACAGCCTGCGCCGCCGGGTGCACGGCGAGCAGGACCTGGCCGGCTACGGCGTGCCGTTCTTGGGCAAGCTGCCGCGCCTGAGCGCCGCGGACCTGAAGAGCGGCATGGTGGAGGCGGCCCGCAGCGGCAGCCTGTACATGGGCGCCGGCTTCCTGCGCGTCAACCTGCTGTCGCAGCTGCCGGCCGGCAAGCCCCGCCGCATCGTGGTGAGCAGCGCCCGGCCCGGCGAGGGCAAGAGCAGCGTCACGGCGGTGCTGGCCGCCAGCCTGGCCGCCAGCGGCCTGCGCGTGCTGGTGGTGGACGCCGACATGCACCGGCCCAGCCAGCCGCAGCTGTGGCGCGGCTTCGGCAACCCGCTGTGGCGCATCATGCCCAGCTGCCGCCTGAACGCCATTGATCCGACCAAGACGCTGATGGACCCGGCCCAGACGCTGCCCAGCGCCCTGGACCGTCTGGACGAGGTGCAGGTGATGGCGGTGGCCGAGAACATCGACCTGCTGCCGGCCGGCCGGCCGATGAAGGACAGCAGCGGCGTGATCGGCCACCCCCGGCTGGCCGAGGCGCTGGACCGCTGGGGTGCGGCCTACGACGTGGTGCTGATCGACACCCCGCCGATGCTGGTGCTGGCCGACGCGATGGCGTTCGCCCACCTCGCGGACGGCGTGGTGCTGGTGGCCGAGGCCGGCAGCACCAGCGGCCAGGAGATCCAGAGCGCCCTCAACAACGCCCGCGTGACCGGTGCCCGCATTCTGGGCATCGTGCTGAACAAGCAGGTGCGCAGCGAGGACAAGGGCACCTACTACGACTACAGCTACCGCATGGAGGGCAGCACTCCGGTGCGCCCGGCGGCCAACGACACGCGGCTGGGGCGCCACGCCTCCTCGTCGGACTGA